The following are encoded together in the Engraulis encrasicolus isolate BLACKSEA-1 unplaced genomic scaffold, IST_EnEncr_1.0 scaffold_314_np1212, whole genome shotgun sequence genome:
- the LOC134443333 gene encoding fucolectin-6-like has product METLFLSLSILAGMTGVTVYAYYLAKNVALNGRATQSDTWEDGIAINAIDGNRDSHYYHGSCTHIASQTNPWWRVDLLKEYIITSVSITNRGDCCPEKINGAEIHIGNSLTDNGNQNPRAGVISSIPAGRTLTLRWSHGVKGRYVNVFLPGSKKTLSLCEVEVYGYLAPTGENVALRGKATQSYLAGQAFAYNAIDGNREGIFAQGSCSGTEAHLNPWWRVDLLLTYKVFSVIITNTVDSPSRLNGAEIRIGNSLDNNGINNPRCAVISSIPAGFSETFQCNGKEGRYVTVVIPGRAEHLQLCEVEVYGSPLD; this is encoded by the exons ATGGAGACACTGTTCCTGTCCTTGAGTATTTTAGCAGGCATGACAGGCGTGACAG TATATGCTTATTACCTAGCAAAAAATGTGGCTCTAAATGGAAGGGCTACCCAGTCAGATACGTGGGAGGATGGCATTGCCATAAATGCGATTGATGGAAACCGTGATTCACATTACTATCACGGATCCTGCACGCACATTGCCTCACAGACCAACCCCTGGTGGAGGGTTGACCTGCTGAAGGAGTACATCATCACATCAGTGTCCATCACCAACAGAGGAGACTGCTGCCCTGAGAAAATCAACGGAGCTGAGATTCACATTGGCAACTCCCTTACTGACAACGGCAACCAAAATCCACG GGCTGGAGTAATATCCTCTATTCCAGCTGGGAGAACCCTGACCCTCAGGTGGAGCCATGGAGTGAAAGGTCGCTATGTCAATGTTTTTCTGCCAGGCTCCAAAAAGACTTTAAGTCTCTGTGAGGTCGAGGTTTATGGCTATTTGGCACCAACTG GTGAGAATGTGGCCTTAAGAGGAAAAGCCACTCAGTCATACCTTGCTGGACAAGCCTTTGCTTATAATGCTATTGATGGGAATCGGGAAGGAATATTTGCCCAAGGGTCCTGTAGTGGCACAGAGGCTCACCTCAACCCCTGGTGGAGGGTGGACCTGCTCCTGACATACAAGGTCTTCTCAGTGATCATCACCAACACTGTGGATTCCCCCAGTCGGCTAAATGGGGCTGAAATCCGGATTGGCAATTCCTTGGACAACAATGGCATCAATAATCCCAG GTGTGCTGTAATCTCCTCCATTCCTGCTGGGTTTTCTGAGACGTTTCAGTGCAATGGCAAGGAGGGGCGTTACGTGACTGTGGTGATACCTGGACGTGCAGAGCATCTCCAACTATGTGAAGTAGAGGTGTACGGATCACCACTGGACTGA